In candidate division KSB1 bacterium, the following proteins share a genomic window:
- a CDS encoding UvrB/UvrC motif-containing protein translates to MIVCDLCGVNPATLKLTQVINDEHTELHLCKQCAEEKGLAIPFGALPSTFGAMIVGFLGTQLPTSTRTVGSLKCQGCGITKEDFERTALLGCAQCYETFREDLKFILRRIHGSNKHIGMRPPALRDAVEHPDIERLRQQLAEAVAREEFEEAARLRDLITDLETQRGRSKHGEQ, encoded by the coding sequence ATGATTGTGTGTGACCTGTGTGGCGTCAACCCGGCCACGCTCAAATTGACCCAGGTCATCAATGACGAGCACACCGAGCTCCACCTCTGCAAGCAGTGCGCGGAGGAGAAGGGCTTGGCCATTCCCTTTGGCGCTTTGCCCTCCACCTTTGGCGCCATGATTGTGGGGTTTCTCGGTACGCAGTTACCGACGAGCACGCGCACGGTAGGCTCGCTGAAGTGCCAAGGGTGTGGCATCACCAAAGAGGACTTTGAGCGGACTGCACTCCTTGGCTGCGCCCAGTGCTATGAAACTTTCCGTGAAGACCTCAAGTTTATCTTGCGGCGCATCCACGGGAGCAATAAGCACATCGGTATGCGGCCGCCAGCGTTACGCGATGCCGTGGAGCACCCGGACATTGAGCGGCTGCGGCAGCAGTTGGCCGAGGCAGTGGCTAGGGAGGAGTTTGAGGAGGCGGCGCGCCTCAGGGACCTGATCACCGATCTGGAGACCCAGCGTGGCAGGTCGAAGCATGGGGAGCAGTGA